The stretch of DNA TCGTATAAGATCACTGAGCAAGGCACTGGGCTTAAAAAGATGACTCCTGCAGTAGGGGCTTTCTATGGTTTGGTTGGGTCTTGGGGACCATGGCTCTAAGTACACTCCAACTATTGGGAATTGTCCTAACAGTAAGAATAAtactaagaataataataacctaTAGTAATAGTAATCTCTTTGGTGCATTATATTCTCTCAAAAGCTTTAAATGTATGTTCACAGCCACTCATCACCAAGCAAATGATCTAAGACTGGAACATGAACCTGAAGCTGTGACCTACCAATATCACAGATGAAGGAAAAGCATCGTGACCTATGGGTACCACACAAAGGATCAACACAAGCTGTGAGAACTACAAAAGGGTAATTGACAGTTGGTGCTCATGCCTTAAATTTTGATCACATCTCTCAGTTAAGCTGACAATCTGATCAAAAGGGggaactgttaaaaagaaaaccacaggtccCAAAATGGCATCACTCAGGATGGGTTCCCAAAGCGGGgcttaatatataatttaattgcagtttcagcctcccccagaaatgcagtctaaactgatcagtcaggggcgcctgggtggctcagttggttaagcggctgccttcagctcaggtcatgatcccagggtcctgggatcgagtcccgcgcatcggactccctgctcagtggagagcctgcttctccctccccctctgcctgcctctctgcctacttgtgctctctgtcaaataaataaataaaatctttaaaaataaataaataaactggtcAGAAATTTATTGATGGGAGCCCATGAGTCTGCCACATGGGCCCTCTCCGTTCCCCAAAGGAAAATGAGGAGTTTGCATAAGaccctctgcttttccctttaAGAGAAAATgtccttgcctgaaacaatccttttcttttgctaataaccttcctgccctgctctccttctataaaaaccttccattttataCAACTCCTCAAGGCTCCCCATTCacgaatcatttaataaagccaattagatctttaaaaattttacttggtaaaatttttgttatttaacaggCATAttgtaaaaaatttgaaaaactgagaaaagtacaaagaaaaaaatcactcatcattCCATCATCTAATATAACAATATGaggtacagttgacccttgaacatagGGGTTGGGgtgtcaaaaatccacatataacttttgagtcCCCAGAAACATAACTACTACTAAcctgttgaccagaagtcttaccaATTACAaaatcaattaacacatattttgtatgttacatgtatggtgtactgtattcttacagtaaagtaagctagaggagaaacaaagttattaagaaaagtacaagaaaaatacatttacagtactgtatttataaaaaaaatccacattataAGTGGATGCATGCAgctcaaacctgtgttgttcaagggtcaactacacCTTCTTCCAAGCACCTCAACCTGTCTATCGAGCTTTTCTATTGAGATTATAATACTATCAGTAATCCTGCTTTTCATTTAGCATTCTGACATATGCATTTCCTCACATTATTAAATACTCTTCAGAAGCCATTACATATTTCACTGTCTGCCTGTACCACAATTTCCTTAATAAtctcccccctcttttttaaagattttatttatttgagagagagagagagagagcacaagtgggaggaggggcagagggagagagagaagcagactccccactgaacgaggagcctgatgcggggctcaatccaggacgccgggatcatgacctgagctaaaggcagatacttaaccgactgagccacccaggtgccccaataattccCTTTCTGTTGGAGATTTACGTTGTTTTCATTGTTTGgtaattaaaaatgtgataagCTGCTCAGAGAggattctgcttgtccctctccctctgcccacctcttgctcatgctctctctctgtctctctcaaataaataaaatctttaaaaaaaaaagtgatatttttgATTATGTCCTTTGAACAGATTCCTTAGAAATTCTAAGTAAAAGGCTACAGATATTTtaaggatcttgttaaaatgtaatttaagaagAATTATAATCCTagaatagaatttagtgacttaaTATTTGCATGATCAACAGCATCATcccagtggggagggaagggaagctgATGATAAGTAATACTACTACAGCCTTTTAGTTTTGTCCCCCAAAGGGATAAATAAAGGGATAAATCAAGCGACTTTATACATACAGTAAGGAAGTCAATGTGAGCATTAGCAGTTACAAATGACACCTATAATAATGTCCTTCTTCCTCCTAAAACatgatgttttctatttatttggtaCTACTCTGAGTTTGGTTTCTTTCTAtgagaagaaaatagaacattCCACTGCACAGTTTACTGAGAGAAGCAAAAAGGAGATACAGGACTGCTAggtaagaatgaaaagaaagaaaaatgctgagAATCTCAGTTCTCAGGACCTTTCACACGagtgggaaaggaaacaggccaCAGATAGTTTTCAACCCTGTGGTCAAGGCTGTGAAGTAGGTTAATAGAAGGTGATCTCAAAATCTGTctctcagggggcacctgggtggctcagtcgttaagcatctgccttcggctcaggtcatgatcccagggtcctgggatcgagccccgcatcgggctccctgctcagcgggaagcctgcttctccctctcccactccccctgcttgtgttccctctctcgctgtctctctctgtcatataaataaataaaatcttttaaaaaaaaaagaatctgtctcTCAGAATTTTGGATTCTATTTTGGAACCAAGAGGCGTCGACCACACACCAATATTCTTTCAAACCTAAAAACAGCAAACCTCACTATCCACACACATTGATGTTTCACCTACTTCTGTACTGTTCCTTTCTCACACACATTCTTCTGTTCCTTAATTACTCCTTACAGGTAAATCCTAACACAAACAGCTTTAAATAGGAACCACCTAATAGATGTATTAAAATCGGTGTATAATCCTGGAGGATAAACCaaccagaagtaaaaaaaaaaaaaaaaatggtaagagtgaaacacaggagaagaaaaaagatttgatGTTTTAAAAGTGACTTAAGTCAATGAGTAGATAACGCACAGACAGCTTAGAGGTGACTGAGTACCATTCTAATTCCAAAGTGGTGGCCCCCATTCCCATACCTATTCCCACGGGCACTGGGGAGAGCACCACCTCCTGGTCCACTCCTTTGCATACCTGACAGAATCATACTGAAAAgatggtcattaaaaaaaaaaaaagaaaagatggtcaTTGGCCAGGGACCTCTCCCTGGCGACAGCTCTCTACACAGAGCACAGCAAACTCTGGAGGCATTTACAGGAGACGTGTGATACTTTGTAATGTAACATCCTGGAACATAAGGTGGTTTTATAATGTAACATTAACTCTGAGGACTTTAAAATCTATCAGAGAGTTTCCTAAGCCTGATATGAAGTACACATTTATTCTGCAACTTTGGCATCTGTATTACATTCACCTACTTGTAAGTAATGTGACAAGAATGATGTATCCAGATGAGTTTGTTGAACCTCTGGTGGCCACTGGAACACAGCTGGAGCCCCACATGAAAACTCTGATCTGCTTCTTGCACAGGGACGCGACGGAAATATCTGTATTTGTAGTCAAGTGGCTTCTGTAAAAGAAAAGGTGTGTGAGCTATCATGAAACCTCCCCTCActgatacatataaatattacaGGAATCTATTATGCAAGAGTGACACTAAAAGTAACAATCTCTGCACACAGTAGAGGGGTCTTGGGTATCAAATGAGAAGGTGGATGAGTGCCCTGAAAAATGTTAAGCATTCCAAAACTGTTTTCTCTCCATCATCGGCTCAGTCAATCAACACAATCACCCCCAGTGTTAAATATGATTGTACATTGCTGTTTAACGGCTGAAAGAATGAAGACCCCAGGAGGTCAAACAAGTTAACCAAAATTACACAGCAGCTGCAGAGTTGGAAATGAAAACTTCTGTCTTCTCCATGTAAGCCTAGTATTTCCTTCTACTGAAAATACGGGAATTTTTACAGAGGCAAAGTGATAAATTGGTgaaagatgcagaagaagcatggAGTAGAATTTATCTTTTGCGGTAACAGTAAGAGTCAATGAAGAAACATGTGGACAAGGTTCATTAGAATCACACTTCTGCAAATACTGTTGCTAACAACACAAGAATGTCAACACTATGCATGGTTTCACTGTTATCATATTCTGAAGAGAAAACTGGTACTCAACACAGGAGTTCCTAAACTCTTTTATAAGGTAAGACCTAAACAAGGGCCCATAACTCCCTAATTCTGACCTCAGGAAACTCATGGCCAAGGCCACAGCCATCGCAGCTACCTCTGCCCTTCAGACGGCTGCCCCAGAGCCCTGGAGCCTACCTGAGGCAGAGAAGCTGGCAACCGGTGGCCACAAGGTGAAGGGACACCGATGAAACCCTGCCCTAACTAACACATGATGCCAGGGAAGACAGGAGGATCtgatagaaggaaaacttctaaaaacTATTAATTATAAAAGCATTAGGCAAGTATTTATTCCAACTACATCACAACTGACTCTTTTGCGTATCCATTTTTAAAACCAGGATTGAAAAACGCATACAAAGGAAAGTTGTGAAAAAAATTAGGCCCTCAGTTAACAGTTAAAAATACTGGAATGCAATAATTCAACAATATTTGcttggcatttttttcccttttgtaagaacaggaagaaggaaattaTCTTACTTTTTAGCTTATTTCCAGTAGAAATTGAAATTCTCTGTAAGAACAcccttgagaaaaaaattatatgagctAACTTAGGAAGGAAATCCCTTATGATTCAGAACAGGAATAGCTAAAAAAACATATTCAGGTATAATTTCACTAGTTATTTCATAGCACATTTTGGCTTTACATTTTCTAATGTGAAAGACCTGGACcagaaaaggaaatcatttagagaaaaacaagctgatccaattaaaaaacccCCCACATTTTAGAAAACCCTCCAGCTCTCTTCAGGGAGATGCTATAAGTCAACGTACATTTTGTGTAACAGTATATTTTATGAAACAGTATTTTCTTACCCTTTCTAATCAAGAATGCTTAAATGAGTAGGGTACTGAAATAAACACAGAACCTTTAATTCCACTCactcacctcttcttttttcttagttatcACAGCAAATACTTTGGTCTGATTGTCTGTATCTTGTGACAAGCGATAATGACCCAATAGAATTGCATcagttctaaaaattaaaaaatacaatttaagtcCAAGTCTATTAACCAGTTGTTACATGTATTTAAATAACCTAGGAAGTAATGGGTTCTAATAGTGGTTACTCAACTTGCCCGAGAAGAATCAGCTAGGATGTGAGTAAACCTAATTTGCTAAGGCTCCCAAGACCTACTGAAACATACTCCCCAGGCAGAGAGGCCCAGGCACTGGTATTTTTCACAAGGGCCGCTGCTGAGTGCTGTTTTTATCAGCCGGTACTAAGTTAAGGAAGCACTGGATTACATTAACCTGCAAGTAACCACATGAAATGTGACCTGTatagaaaactatagaaaaataCTACCTGGTATTTCTAGTTCTTAAACGAGGAACAATGGACTGAGGCTCCTCAGGGGTTGTCAACACCATCACATGGCCATCAGGGAAGAATCTTATGTACctgtgtaaaaagaaaagaacaccaaaaaacaccacacacacacaaagtataaAACATGTCCTTATTTCCTGGCACCTAAACCTGTTCATTGCTGTGAAATCAAATCAGAAATACCACGGGCCAAAAAATCGGCAAAGCATCATCAAAACAAACACGACTGGCAACCTGTGAGGCCAGCGAAAAAGAAGTGAAGACAATCTTACGTTTCCTAGAGGGAGCTGTCAAACTTTCAGTTTTACtcctgaataaaaataaatatacctcCGTTAAagctgtgtgtgttttttcctaAAGCACTAATTAAGGTCAAGAGTGAGATCTAATGATCATACACAGTTCACATGTCTCCTTATTTCTCAAGGCCAGTAACATCTGATGGCCATTAAGGCTGAAATATAGAGCACGAGCTAATTGAAAAGGCAAATGAGGcccaccaaaagcaaaaaaacaaggaagagcTCTAAAATGTAAAGTGATTCTTAGATTTAAAGGCTAGGAggaattaaataatttgtattaaCCTCCTGGTTCTTTGAGTGCAGTTCCTGTTACAAAACTGGATAAAAATACTGAGGGTCATCATGTGGATAAATGCAAAAGCCACAAAGAACAGCTGCCCAGTAACTAATGAACTAATacttggagagagagaatttttcacTCACTCAGTTTACTACAGTTGTACCTGTAATATTCCACTTGGTGCCAGGCTCTATAGAAACCATCAAGAGACTGTTCCCCTTGACGAATGTATGTCGTTTTACTGATATAcactcctattaaaaaaaaaaaaaagaaagttttgggtttttttttaagtaggaacataaataaaacttttacaatCACCTAACatgtttccagctttgttttttttaatttattatgttatgttaatcaccatacagtacatcatcagtttttgatgtagtgttccatgactcattgttgcatataacagctttatttttattgtggtttccTTTAAGTATGATCAGAGTATTCAGGTCTGTATTCTTAATTCAGGAAATTAAGACTGTGTACTTATCAAAAATCAGCATGCTAGACCACTATTTCTCCTGAGTTCTAAAGAGTTCAACTTACCATCAAACCGAACACGGGGCCTTTCTAAAAACATCTCTCTCCAGGATGTGTATGGAACAAGTTTAATACAGCTTCTGCCCCAAACTTTCAAGCAGGCCAAACGCCATATCTCAGGGTCTCTAGGTAATAAAAGCATAACATCAATTTATAAAAACGGCTAAGTCCCTAAACGCAGAAATACTTCTGCAAGAATTTGATGAGCACCTGCAAGGCACTGACCAGGGCtctggagacagacagacagacgagGCAAAGGCCCTGCTGTTTTCCTTGtgggaaagcaaacaaaaacaaagaaaacaaagagaaaagtttCAGATAGTGTGCTCAGTGCAAAAGCAAACGAAGCAGGGTACACAGAGCAGGACAACTGCGGTGGGGAAAGAGAGACTATTTCAGGTACAGCAGCCGGAAAGTACCTGCGCAGAAGCCACAGCAAGTGCAAGGCTCTCGGGGGGTGTGACCGGTGCGCTCGACGAGGATCACACGGTGGTGGCAGACTAAGCCAGGTTCACAGGCTACACGACCGGAGAGGCAGCAAGGGGCAGGGGAGCGAGGGGCGTACAGGCTGTTTAGGTGACATGGATGCCACTGAGAGCTGAGTGTGATTCATGCTTTCAAAAGAGCACTCTGGTGGTCTGCTCTCGGGGTGCTCTAGGGGTATAGGAGGGGAAGCAGGCCACTGCCGTAACCCAGACCGGCTGTAACAGGGGCGGAGCAAGAAGGGTCCCTGGACAAGGGCGAAATGGTCAGACTAGAGATCTGTTTTTAAGGTAGCACCAACAAGACTCTGTTATGGGATTAGTGtacaaaactgaattttttttttaaagattttgtttatttatttgagagacagagtgagcgagagagagagagcacagaagcagggggagagggagaagcagactcccctgctgagcagggagcccaacatggggctccatcccaggaccctggaatcatgacccgagctgaaggcagccgcttaaccgactgagccacccaggcgccccacaaagcacatatttttatgtaaaatatccaTGAAAGATTACCAGCCTCAAATCATTTTATACTAAACTATGATTATTCTTCAcatagcaatattttaaaagtacaggaTAACTTCTAATGGGCCACAAAAAAATTCTAGTGCAATCTAAATTTAAATCATTACCACTTAATGGGTTTAGAGTTATTTAAAGATGACTTGAGTTTATTTTCCCAGCACAATTCTTTTTCCAACTCGGCTAGGCTAGCACGCAGACCACCCTATGGACGTGACGCGTGTGCCCACCTCTGCTGTACCTAAACGCTATACCCCGGAAACCTAGCGCATGCTAGCCTTTAGGGGCTAAGCGGTTTGGGGAAATCACATACACACAGCTTAGGCAAAACCGTTCATCTACGTTTTTACTCAGAATATcgatcaagttttcttttttttttaatcaaaactgGCAAAAGACCATAATTCTTTTTTCACCACTGCCTGAGTTGTTTTAGAAAGATGAAGTACCTGGCACAGATATAGAATCCTCTGCACACCTGCGACAACTGCTCTAATGACCGGAGGTCCAAGTCACTAGACACCACCCATCAGAATATGTACATCAGGACCTCCATTGGCAGCGCTGCAAAAGAAAATCATCCCCTCAGCGACTCTCCTCGGTTACTCTACCGTCTCGTTCTCGGTGCAGGCAGCCTCAGTACTCCCAGACATGTGTGAATCACACCCTCAGTATGGCGCAGAGCTGTGCACGACTGTATTTGATTATCCGAAAGTCATAATGGTTTCTAACGTCAAGACACAAATGTTTTTTTCAGTACAGAACAGATCAGAAGCTACTTTTATAAAGCACCCTTTCCTTCAAAAGATCATTTTAGCACCAAGAGATATTAAAATAAGTGTTATTAAAATAGTTTGATatgtatatctgtgtatatatatatatacataatccATTTGCATTTGCTAACGCTAAAAACTTATTTTCATCTCCTTGAATATTTTCAAGTGTCCTCCTCTGGAAAATCCCCCATTGaacatttaacatataaaaattaaaaaacactcaCTTTTATTAAGatctttttatttgagagagagagagaatgtgtaaGCACaagccagaggggcagagggacagagagactctcaagtagactccatgctgagcgcagagccctggggttcgatctcacaacctgagctgaaaccaagagtcgggacatttgactgagccacccaggcgccccaaaacattcatttttaaacagGCAGCCTCCCTCAGGCTGAAATGCCTGATGACACCAGCCTTCCTCTGATTTTCTTGGCTGCTTCAACAACTCAGATACCCTTTTAGATCTTCACTGAATAAAGCAGGGCATCCTTGAACTGCACTACAAACTCCTTTCTACTTCAATTTTGAAAAGCTTATTAGTATATGCAAACAGTAATTATAACCAGCTCTCCCAACGTACTTTGAACTAGAGCAATTATCTGGCAAGTTATCTGGCCCTGTAAGTTTGGAAAACATAAATCTAAAGTGAAAGTGTGCCTCCCTGAGTTCTAACCACCATGAACTCATACCTGATATGTGAGTCTGATTGCTCTCCAGCTCAGGCTGACACAGTTTGAGCACAGACTCCTGAAACGTGAGCTGCTGCTGGAAGCACGACAAGAGGTCTGCCATCTTGCTGTCATCGTCATTATCTTCCATGCtgaaaaaggagggaggggaataAATTAAGTGCTTTGTTCCACAAAAGTAGAGCTTAGAAACTGATTTTTCATTGTACTTGCAAATCTGCTTCAGAAAAAGTCATCTAAAAGCAAACTGTCTTAACTACTTTCTTGATTTGATAAAAGTTTATTCTGCCTCACAAAGGAGGGCCATACCAAGTCTTCTGACAAAAAAAGCTTCAGCAATTTTCATTCTCACCCAGAAAAAACTAGAATTTTGGATACACGTGTTGAGATTTAATTAGTCCATTTTATTGTAGAGATTTCTTGAGTTAGtgaaaaagataatttcaaatgatttaaaaaaacttatgtaAATATATTCCATACAATGTGACTACAATCCATTCTAATtggataaaaatcaaatatacagATGTCATCTGTGGTTCTTACTTACCAAGCGTTTTCTAACAGATGTGCCTTATCACCCTACCTTAAGAGaggaaaatatgtaatttaaagaaTCTTAGCAGGGCCCACAAATCATCGACcaatcatctaaacaaaagagtactttagagtttaaaaaaaaacctgccttTAATTTTTGCTGAAATTAACCTTAAAAGCGATCAGACCTACAAAAAGGCCTAGACGAGGATGAGGTCTGAAGACCCAGAAGGGCTAATTATACCCTAATTATACAACAAAGGCACGTGTGGCAGAGGCTAGGCGGGCACAAGGGCCGCTCTACCAGCATTTCACAGAAGgcagaaaacaagaacaaaaccagGAGAGAGATTTTCAGGGATCATTAGACctgataagaaaaaaacaactgtatCCTTCAAGAACTTTCACTACATCTGGGTTTGTACAAagggatgggaaggaaaagaaatgcttCGTCCACGTTTTAATATAGCCTTTCTCAATAGCACCTCCATCTAGTCACAAAACTGGCTAAGAGCTGGGTCTAAAAGCCTGCCTGAGTATAAAGAAGGCTTAGAAAAAGCCCACTTGATTCGTTTTGAGTTTGAACTACCTCACACT from Halichoerus grypus unplaced genomic scaffold, mHalGry1.hap1.1 HAP1_SCAFFOLD_130, whole genome shotgun sequence encodes:
- the LOC118536021 gene encoding LOW QUALITY PROTEIN: F-box only protein 9 (The sequence of the model RefSeq protein was modified relative to this genomic sequence to represent the inferred CDS: substituted 1 base at 1 genomic stop codon), producing the protein MFRAQWMFELAPGVGSSNLETRPCRATKGSLLKAADTKGKQELAKEEKARELFLKAVEEEQNGALYEAIKFYRRAMQLVPDIEFKITYTRSPDGDGVGNSYMEDNDDDSKMADLLSCFQQQLTFQESVLKLCQPELESNQTHISALPMEVLMYIFXWVVSSDLDLRSLEQLSQVCRGFYICARDPEIWRLACLKVWGRSCIKLVPYTSWREMFLERPRVRFDGVYISKTTYIRQGEQSLDGFYRAWHQVEYYRYIRFFPDGHVMVLTTPEEPQSIVPRLRTRNTRTDAILLGHYRLSQDTDNQTKVFAVITKKKEEKPLDYKYRYFRRVPVQEADQSFHVGLQLCSSGHQRFNKLIWIHHSCHITYKSTGETAVTAFEIDKMYTPLFFARVRSYTAFSERPL